GGAAGAAAGTTGTCGTCAGAAAGAAGCTGAGCGTGTGGATCTTGAGTTACGCCTGACAGAGGTGAAGGAGAAACTTAAGAAGTCTCTGACTGGTGGGATGCTGGGAGCGCCCGTGGAAAGCAAACCCACCAGCAAGGTCAACAGATCATTCCGTTTTGACTCTATTATACTccatgatttattttattaatgaacATCTGAATTTTCAGTAAAATGATTGAATATCTTAATACCTGTAGGTCACAGTTAAGAAGAAGGAACATATTTACAGCGATGCAACTGTACCAGTCAACTGTGCATCTGAAATGAAGAAGCGTCCACCGTCCATCTATGCTTCAACTAAAGGAAATGTCATGAAGAAAGCCAAGGTCTGTCAGATTGCATACTAAATATATAAAGACCAATTCAAAGTTTAAATTTAAGTATACATTTATGAgcataaatattattaataacctGTTATTCTTTCTACCCAATTATCCGTTATATTCAGGAATGGGAGTCAAAGAAGGGGAAGTAAGGACAGCAGTGTTATCAGGAGTGTTGGAGAAGTgtcaaagcaaaaaaaaagagCAATTCAATGGAAAGACTATGGCTGTGATTGTCCGTCTGTGCACAGACTGCACTTatcaaaaacattttcatttgcaGGAGACAGTCGATCTAGATGACAAGTGATCTTGTTACAGTCATTTTGCTCAATAATGaatgttaaataaaaactgTATTAAGGATAATAAGGATAAGAGGTGTGCTTTGTGAACATCCATTTGTTTcatattaaatttaaaatgtatgccTGAATATTCTGTGATCTAcactaaatatttttgtttcttaGCATATAATGCAACAGAATACTGATGTGACCTTCCTGCTGATTTTCTACTGCAGTATTGAGATGCAGTGTTAATATCTCCTGCTTTAAGCTATGTGAAACTGAACTGGAGAAAAGTATTTTTACACTAGGGCACTTCATTTaccaaatgtatttatttttactatGTACATAATTTCAGTTTAATGGAATAAAGTTGTTTTCTTGTTTGTGTAATATCTCTGTAACTGTTGATAATAAATGTGCTTTCATAAATAGTTGGAATTGTCTTTATATAAGCAAAGACACAGGGTATGATTTTTACTTTGTGaattaaatgatgtataaaatGAGTATTGATATTTTTGGGACTTCCTTCATCATGTGgataagttgttgtttttttccagaaaataactataaagaaaaaataaaataaaagtaaataaaaagtcTAAACTAAACGTAGGGCAgaaaaatttgaataaaaaaaaaatataaaatagtattaaactaaataaaaattacatatAAATTACTTATTGatactgcaaaaaaaatcttatttgcAAAAAAGCCTTTTTTATATCGCGATTCAAAGCGTTTCTACCGAATCGACTCAATGATTTTGAACAGTGACTCGTTGAACAAGTCACGCGCCTCGACCACCCAAACACACGTATTGAGGAAATGGCCGTACGCTATCTGTCCGCCAGAAGAAGATATCCCATCGATTTTTGCAGGTTAACAGCAAGTGCCTCGAGCAGGTAAAACCAAAATATATTGTATTACTCGGTGAAATTTCGAAACGACGTGAgaaaaagtcgttttctttcataCATTTCCTGGTTTATCGTTTGAAGTGGTGTGAAGAGGCTTCGATGCTAACTGGCTAACCTAGCATAACGGTATGCTCGGCATTTAAACCTCGACGTAACGACTACGATACAAAATTAAACGGTTTTATATTTGGTCAACAACGTTGAATAATTCTACATTAAGACGTTTTATATCTTAAAGTAATGTGAAATGTTGATTTAGAGTAGTTTAGCAAGAGACCGCCATCACACAACACCTGGCGCTTTTAGTTTCACTATCAACGTTACTGTATAACGAACGCatcttacttaaaaaaaaaacagttgtaTTGTTTTACAGAATTATTAAATGTCACAGGGATTTTTATCATTTGTGTTGATATTAAGTCATATCACATTGAGTATGTCCACGAACATTCTCGgtagttttgttttattttgagtGATTGATGTTGTTTACATATCTTCACGTTTTGTATGTCATCATCAATCTTACTGGTGATTTTCTTTTACAGCTATTTGTTTAGTAAAAGTAAACGGTATGTTGATGAATGCCTTTTATGGCTTTCCTGTGGAGAAGACTCTATTCGTGTCACATGCCGATGTAAAATTGGCAGGTGTCCTGCAAAATGACTCGTTTTGTTTGACCTAACGATTGGCTTTTTACATTGAATGCAGCAGATGGTCTATAAAGAAATATGTACTTAATCTCATTAGTGTCACGTTGTGGTATTGTGTTCAACACAAAACTTCAAGCCAAAGTTCAGTCTAAGTGGgattttgattttatttacatgCTTTATTTGCCATTTAGTAAACTTACATTTTGAATGGTTTTCATGCTGTTTATCTGACAGTTTAAAAGTAATTCCAAACTGCATTTCAAAATTTTCTCTTTTTGACTTTCAGGTCTTTTCTAGGCCTCTTTAGCAGCACTGCAGCTGAGCAGCGTAGTGCTGGAGATGATTGCCATGGTGATGATGGGGATGATGACCAGAGTCATTCTGTGACACATGTCAGGATGTTGGAGATGAGAGCTAGGAAACTCGAGCAGCAGGTTCTTGACCTCACCGTAAGTTACTTTTTGAGGAAAAATCTCATATTTGGCTTTGTGGAGATGCCATAAGTAAAAGATGAtgtatagactgtttcagcagGAACaaataaacaagcggctgtcgtggtccgcacgtaacttccggtaaactccgctaagaataagtaacaacaaagtacctagattatttatataacaagcaaaaaaacaacacatagattacctaggaaatcaaaacatttgttattttcgacgaggtatttgttcaagagttcagtttagcaactagtcagaccattaaaaaaacgaaaccggaagtgaagttcggatccagacatgtattgcgtcagcgcacgtgcgtccgatgaaaccgtctatagccaGCCATCGTAGAGATAACCCCAACAGTGTGATCGGGTCTTTACATTATCCTGGTTATTACACAGTTTTTGCCTAATAAGTGAGGTAAgaaattgaaatattttatttgctcatttttaacgaatgcagaGTTTCCTCGAGGAAAACCCATTTGctttcggttttaagataaaACGTTTAAACAGGGCCAGAGTGGGAGTCATTTTCAGCCTTGGAGATTCATGCCTTAGACcagcccactttagttcacgactgactatattaaaataatataataaatccTCAGTAGCCTACGTAAGTCTGCAATAATGCACTGTTCGCTGCAGCCTTGCAATATTTCTCAAATATATCATTTCCAAATCAGTACAAATATAATAGCCTTAACAATTATGATAATCGTATGGCATTACTATTTTATTGgtttaatattaatcaattaaacttattcaaaaactactgaaagggaataaatgtgtttgtcttttcCCCTATccctatatttttatttttaaaaatggtgCGTCTTGAGATTACCTGTTGGTTGAAAAAGTTCGGAAACcactgatatacaatacacagctaagatttatcaagtatgcaagGGAAAAatgatggaaaaataaaaatcttaatttatTAGTACTtagtagggatgtcccgatcccaCTTTTTCATTTCCGATTCGGATACCAGAATTCTGAATTTCAGCCGATACTGCTGCCCCGatactattttaattaaatgtgtatagtgctttctgctacatctagtatagttttaaatgttaaaatcaataatttaaaatgatttacagatTACAGGAAACATTAATTATTAATCATGACAGTGTTTAGGGGAACATATAATAGGTATGTTTGATCAattaagtatgctaaatatttttttcttaattgcgtaaaactgtcatagtaaaaaagctttagtgtgcagatggttattttgggaattatgcgcTTGACCGGAGTTTCATGCACATTCCGGGTGCAGAATTGAATCGGCTAAATCATACTGCACAGAATTGATGCTCTTGATTCATCCTCTCATGGGATTCCTTGCACAGCAATGGAAAGTTCATAACTGTTAAAACGAATTGTGTGCTGCATCCATCCAACGGCTCACTGaaactttataaaatcagatctatACAAAAGTGTAAAGTTATCTCGTGTATGAGATTGTGAATGACATGATTCAATTGACAGCATCACCAGTGGATTAACACAGTTTGCGagtaagttacagtgtttctgtgatcttaaatatctttaaatgtacgtttgttccttcacatgaagctattgagtgtattaaaagactttgaatatagtggataaaacaattatggtgcttttataatatgTTGTCCTTTTAATATCTTGTCAGTAACAACCACGCTAATGCACATATCGGAATTGGATCGGCCATGTTGTCGGTCTTCGATCTGATGTCCGATCCAGCCAAAAAGCCCGGATCGGCCCCGATACCGATCCAGCATATTGGTTCGTTAATTCCCTAGTACTTAGATCATCTATATTGCCAAATAACGTAAGGTAGGCCTACCTTGTGTCAGAAAAGAATAAATATATAATGGAATTTcaacattttgttttacttaagAAAACATCATATTGATATGAAACTTCCTTTTTTGCATCAGATAGATTTTTGTTACTCTTGCAATAGATGATCAaaaatgactattcatagacttttcattgttacatctatGGCGGCACGTCCAGGGTTTTCCATGTGTTTTAGATGTTAAtggaccctaatgcaagaattcttcaaataagtggtcgggacttggaaacaatcaacttgtgcataaagcaGTGGCAACATCTCCCACCCGCAAATTATACGAGTGGGGCTGCTGTGAGTTCTGACAGACTAGGTACAGCAACCTTTAACCCAGTAGCATGATTTCACTGACCCTTGTAGCCacaaaaaacagaccggcccactggAAATTCCCCCTCTTTAGTTATGTCACGAACacgctatttggtttaatcacttgtaaatataatgtcatatatgttattaaaagaaaatattaatattattttttgtgtaatattaaactgtaccttttaAAATGCTTTGCAGCATCCAAGTTACTGTTATTAGATTGAGCAGTTGTTATTAGAGGTCaaccgatatggctttttctctggccaatgCGGATAtgtagaaatcagggcagccgatggccgatatgtttggacgattttctatatgtacataataatcaaaatgttctcatcattagtaGGGATGGGTATtgtttggtttttttttttcgatacCGGTGCCAAATCGATACTTTTAAAACGGTTCCGGTGCCTAAAGCGGTACTTTGAAAAAAAGAGTCACAGAAAGATGGTAGATGAAAGTACAGCAtaaaacactatgaaaattcttctctgtttgtcatttgtttattattgatttGCCTAAAGCACCATCATCTTTTAAGACCTGGATTCTTGATTTCTTTTTCATGAAATTTTTGatttgtgaattaaataaaatcttctcAACACTCCACTTTGAGCTCAGAAAAATGTTCTATGATTGGTTGTTAATAATCTGTTCAATGATTGGTTAAAGCCTACGTGGCTGCCGCTCACAAAAAGATAAAGGGCGAGTTCTAATCGAAAGTGATCCTGCCCTATGTCCTATTCCCTTCGAAGATCAGATCTCTTGAACTCTAGAGAAAGTTGCGCAATTGTGTCTCATAGTGTGGCTAATTAAACACACTTGGCAAATAGAGCAATAAAATACAGcgtctttttctctttatttggatCGACTGTTCATGCGAAATCCTCTTTGTGAAGTGCCCTTCAATGGCGCAAAACAGCATTTGGAATTCatccaaaatattttcttatcgGCTTGTAAAACCATTCACGTTTTGACGCTTTCTGCTTGTCTCCGATGAACTTGACACTCGTGACTGCCGTGGGCCATCTCAGGCCAATATCAGCTGAagtactaataaaaacattagtgAGGTAATACGTTTTAGCAAATTCTCTGAAGGAATGTtaccatataaaatataaaataagctGCCATCAGATCAATTGCGGCATTCACGCGCTCCTCTGAGGATCtcattttccaaattgttcttttaagtcagaatataaaaataacctGGACATATATTCTTACAAAATTTGTTCGATTTGTATTATAAGGGATGTGCAGATGaggattttttcacattttaaacttattaaacacagcgcatattttaaatgaaaatatatttggcaaagaagtttaaaagttggctatttaatctttaacattagattatttaatatttccatttattaataaaataaatttttaaaatgtttgttcattattactcttaACGAAAAACTCAACTCCAATAAAATAGTAGCTCCAATGACAAACTTGCTTATATTGCTTGCTCATTAATTCGACGGATGGTATCTGCGTTAAAACaaagaagatttaaaaaaagatttaattgacacagatattttaaatgtaaaatgtcactatttaagtcaaagtattttaaaaaattatgactggtctttctgaagagttttacaacctcctctgcaccatgcatttatcagacacagatattaccttacacactgtcatcatctttgatcagttttttaccatggcttttattgctttgtaggataaaatccttatttggtagacctgataaattatttattcatcataaagttaacatagtcaatgtctatgttttttagttgagtctgttatttagggcaaatctttctaaacacattttcattctcatttctgaggcgctataagtgactgattgtgctgacagtgacgtcttgtgagtttagtgttgggacagatctgttgtttcaaccattcattcaaacgaatccgttcaaaggagtcagttcgcgaatcggactcgctgtgttctaatccaggctgagcagcgcaaaactgtaaacaaagtgttactgtaacaacacgtaAAACATTTCCtctgtggatatgatttggtcttctgacctttcgccatcgagtcagttttgagtaataaaagcagggagacagtttaaagacagaaaaCGTGCGTGCGTGGCTCTGTTCTCTCTAAAACGCAAACAAAGATCATCATCACTCagtaatcacatgaaatgagcctaatctttgcacagactgttgtactggctgcttaattcgcgcgatcccgccatcgtttactaaagctgtttgtgaacaaggcacggctgcacacacacgggagcgatctgcttgcagcaagaggcagcgtcacgagttctacaacagcgcttaggtgcccgcagatgtGCCTGCATATTAATCTGCCTAATTTTGCAGCTaaatcggccaaagccgattttttaaaatatgccaaaaatctgctgataaatcggtcgacctttagttgttatctgggaataataAACCTGCACGTGTTGCGACTGGCCATTCAGAATTAGGCATTCCaacgagccgtgtaataatcAGTTAATAACAAATGAACAATGCAGGGTTGGCCAAACgtaaacatttatttcttgTTGGTTTTAAATCTATTAGGTATTAATACCAGTTTTTGTTTATAagtatttttagtaaatattgtGATAGTGTAAAAACTGATTTGTGCACATTTTGCATCTGAATTGGCATAATTTGTATTATCCTGTATTAAATACACATAAACCCTTTAGTTATCAGTAGTACCCATTTGTAAGCATGGTAATCAATAAAAATGAGTAATCGGACTTCCGCCAGCTTATTAATTTAACAAATTGTGGTTGCAGTCACTGATCAAAATCTTTTCTTTTTACAGGAACGATACAAACGAGCCCTAGCGGACTCCGACAACGTTAGAAGAAGAACACAAAAATTTGTTGAGGACGCCAAATTGTTTGGTAAGCTACTCATTTAAATTGTCATTTTGCTTTTTGGAAATAGACTTGTTTTTCTGTATTACACAAATAAGCTGTGCTCCTCCTGCAGGGATTCAGAGTTTCTGCCGTGACATCGTGGAGCTAGCAGACTTGTTGGAGAAGAGTTCAACAGTAGAAGAGAAAGATGGACAACAGCAACTGACACAATATCTGGCACACATACAGGGACGGCTGCATGATGTGTTCACCAAGCATGGACTGGAGAAGATGAGGCCCATAGGAGGCCAGTATGACCCTTATCAGCATGAGATAGTCTGTCATACTCCTGTGGAGGGAGTTGAGCCCGGCACTATAGCCGTAGTTAAACAGGACGGTTACATGCTGCATGGACGCACCATTCGCCATGCCCTTGTGGGTATTGCTGTGAAGAGGCAAGAGCACTGACATTGGTTTAGTCCTCTTCTGCTTATCAAGTCTTTTATAGTGTTAGTATGTATGATATCATTGTTCTTACATCTGTAGACAATGACAGGATTTGGACTTACTTTTTGAAGTAATGgttatttatatgtatttataaactttatttttgcgTTTCCTTATTTTTCTAACTCTTTTCAGATAAGTTAGGCCctgttattgttttgtaaaatcCCTATTCACAGATATCAATGTGCATTTAAAGTTTGGAGGGATTCATTATTGTGTTgatatgttaaaaaaacaagttttataGTTTACCAAGAATTTGAATGTTGTGAGAAATGTGAAAATGCACTTTACACCCTTGTCATGGTGGCTTCTGTAATTTGTTTGAAGGGAAAAAAATGACTATAAAGGTTTATTGGCTTTTCTGCAACGCATCAATAAATGTCATACTAGGCCACCATTTCCCAATTACGaaagaaaaattatatttttgaaagaagGGGAGAATACACATGTGATGTAAGTGTAACCAAAGTGAAATTAAACTGGATATTATTTGGGAgattaaaaacatgaaaaatatttatatgtatttatgttGTTTGAAAAAGTTTACccttgttttattgtttttgagAAAAAGCGATTTACATTATATTGTTTAACACTAACGTTTTCACAAATGTATGCTTGcttgtaaatgttgaaaatgattAGTTTTGCATTTCAGAGATGTTTTGAGAgaataaaatctcatttgttcatcctGTGCAGTAGGGGTCAGTGTTTTCAAAAGACTGCCGCCAAATTACGGAAGTGTGTGCAAAAAAAGTCGGAAAGAGTTGAAGTCACTACACGTGTGCTGCAGAGCAACACACATTTCTTCTAGATTAAACTGTTAAGTTTGTTTACTGTATACATTTAAGCTCAACATGACGAAGGTAAAGAAAGAGAAAAGCTTCACTGAAGAGGAGACAGGCGGAACAGAGAAATCTTATCAAGAATTGCTAGCTAATATAAATCCCATCGCAAACCCTCTGGCATCGCGAAAACTAAGCAAGAAGCTCTACAAATGCGTCAAAAAAGGTACAGATCTGTTTAATACATAAAGTTAGTCTTAAATTATACCTGCTTTTAGCCTGAATTGTTAATctacaaaatagttttttcaAAATCAATTTGTTTTTTTGGCTAGGCACGTGGTAAAAATCGGCTACACTGTGTGTGCATTATGTCTTGTACTAGGGCAatgatttattttcatttcaattgttTCTCGCCACAGCGGCCAAAGTAAAAAATATCCGAAGAGGAGTGAAAGAAGTGCAGAAGTTTATCAATAAAGGAGAGACCGGGTGAGTTTAACTCTTGTTCATGTAACGTTAGTTCAGTTGATATTGCGCTAGCAACGCAAAGGCCAACCGTTGGATCCCACACGCATACTGAAAATGTAATGTCATGTTATCATAATATCAtgaaaaagttgatttatttcacacatttttattcaaaaagtgaaacttatattattttcattcattacacacatatcgatatattttaattttttatttctttaaattttgatgattataactgataGCTaagaaaaatcttaaattaagtatctcagaaaattagaatataacTTAAGACAAATCcaaagaaaggatttttagaaatcttggcCATCTTAAAAGTATAACatgaaaagtatgagcatgtacagcactcaatacCAGAAGAGTAACTAagccctaaaccaacttttttttgttaatgatctgtaagaatggggctttattattGCTGTTCATTAattttagtaacttttttgacatttggatataaagtgtttcaatgctacaaaatattatgtaaaaacatctaagtgacagacaggagccaaatgaggtaacttcccctttaagaccaaagtccggaCCCAGtgttacacatgcgttttcttttctcttaagccctaaatggtcgtgtttatgaggatacttgcaaagacgggaatgACGCATATGTGTAtgtaaggccaataaagcggaaaAATGCCGAAGagcttaaaggcgctctaagcgaatctgtgtgacgtcactttttgttgatgtttgaactgttttcaaacaaacagagcgtagtttgatcagcagacaggcagcaagcagatagtgaggagatgtttgctgtatgtaacaaaaaatgttaaaacgcgtcaattcgcttagagcgcctttaatgaGCAGCGGGTgcgcgacttgcgcgctcctGACAGATAGAAAGAGCAGCAGTTGCGCGTCTTGCGTGCTCCTCACACAGAGAAAGAGCGCACATATATAGATCTGtttgtttcaatggcttaaaataacttgttttaaaactgcgttgcttaaatacgtgtacaaacgttacgttcTCGTGACCACGCGCACAAGagcgtgacgtgggcgcgtaacccCGATAGAGACGacagtccaaaatctctaccggttgacacatttctaccggttaatcatgtctaccggtttatcgcccaatcctactactgcagttgaattttgcTATTGAACATTGCGGTACCGCGTGACATAAGTGGTACAACCCTACGGAAGCTCACCatgcccttgttacgatctcccCACACCCTTGGTACAAGCTCAGTTCCTCCCCGCTATCTCCGTTggggtctgcccacttttcttgcatttttcaaatattgccagtgggtggagtcaggctccgAACAaaggtttagttacgctttaattgGGGCTTcttttgcctgaattactgcagcaatgcggtgtggcatggagtcagtcagtctgtggcactgctcaggtgttatgagagcccaggttgctctgatagtggccttcaTTTCCCCATCCCAAATGGAACACTCCGGACTtatggacttcctcagagtccacactttgatgacatcatgtagtgcaaaCCTTAGGGACCCTTTAAGCAAGTTCACGAGGGCACGCCGAAGTCagattttgggacagactcgaccGGAAATAGGgaagaagttgcccatcagtgtgaactcctcccttccattgtctgattggtctgattgctctttcgcaaggacttctgggttggtaaagtgcgcagaGTCTGCTTTAGTGCGGGCTTTGCCGAAAAACGCATCAATCGTGCAAAGGGGGCattgatgagcacacttcggcgTGTAAAAATGCcggatgggacaccctacggactcgtagactaagctcGTAGAATGCGCAATTTTAGGTCACGAGACAGAAAGTCCACGTTAAGTGCGCCATTTGGAACAGGACCAAAATTGTTGGGTCTGGCATATCGCATTTTCCCCTTCACAATACCCCAATAGTTTTTCTATGTGGTTTAGGTCAGGCCAgtttgctggccaattaagaACAGGGATGCCATGGTCCTTAAAGCAGGTACTGGTAGTTTTGGCACTGTGTGCCGTTGCTAAGTCCTGTTGGAAAATGAAATCTACATCTCCATAATAGATACAGTAGAGAtatgtaaactattttttttttttattaaagaattgCATTCTGACAGCAATAAACACAATAATGGCTCAGCCTGGTGATCACAAAAAAGATGTAACCGCTGACCTGACCTTCCAAACCCC
This sequence is a window from Misgurnus anguillicaudatus chromosome 9, ASM2758022v2, whole genome shotgun sequence. Protein-coding genes within it:
- the grpel2 gene encoding grpE protein homolog 2, mitochondrial, which codes for MAVRYLSARRRYPIDFCRLTASASSRSFLGLFSSTAAEQRSAGDDCHGDDGDDDQSHSVTHVRMLEMRARKLEQQVLDLTERYKRALADSDNVRRRTQKFVEDAKLFGIQSFCRDIVELADLLEKSSTVEEKDGQQQLTQYLAHIQGRLHDVFTKHGLEKMRPIGGQYDPYQHEIVCHTPVEGVEPGTIAVVKQDGYMLHGRTIRHALVGIAVKRQEH